Proteins from a single region of Gemmatimonadaceae bacterium:
- a CDS encoding cupin domain-containing protein: MTSIAADTGTTRSIRFLGNNEITVLVSGEESGGAFSVMELVIQPRGGATALHTDQWIEVFHVIEGEVEWTLERDGQLETWTAHAGDTVTVPRGAKHKFAGAGNTPSRLLTIGGPEYEQFFRALASAWAGPYDREKTPQAVGPVFARFGMELCAN; encoded by the coding sequence ATGACGTCGATCGCAGCTGACACCGGCACCACCCGATCCATTCGCTTTCTCGGCAACAACGAAATCACGGTCCTCGTCTCTGGCGAGGAGTCCGGCGGCGCGTTCTCGGTGATGGAGCTCGTCATTCAACCACGCGGCGGCGCGACGGCACTGCATACCGATCAATGGATCGAAGTCTTCCACGTCATCGAAGGCGAGGTCGAATGGACGCTCGAGCGCGACGGACAACTCGAGACGTGGACGGCGCACGCGGGCGACACGGTCACTGTGCCTCGCGGTGCGAAGCACAAGTTCGCCGGAGCGGGGAATACTCCGTCGCGCCTGCTGACCATCGGCGGGCCGGAGTACGAGCAGTTCTTTCGCGCGCTGGCCTCGGCGTGGGCCGGGCCGTACGATCGCGAGAAGACGCCTCAGGCGGTCGGTCCCGTCTTCGCACGATTCGGAATGGAGCTATGCGCGAACTGA
- a CDS encoding diguanylate cyclase — MTARMVRDTGLELVPLNAHDARDVRDIRDGRDVTEEFTLGQEAERAGRRDEARWHYERGLSLLRHGDEASTAAMLLRRIAFTYQVDRDLDASEDCATAARAVSEANGDEAGVGHALNLLAIVEWRRGRLDEAERLYVAARACARRCGDTRLAAMTAQNLGIMASMSGDLRGALRFYTSSLADYRALGLSVETLRALSNLGMLYKDLERWDAAQRAYAEAIELGTSCGDMSTLITIHSNVAELWIARGDVTRATEATARAEQLARTLGDHHADGELARITGVLARERMAVADSEAAFRRAIDFATASGDASLEAEASRELAELYRRQGRNREALNYLARSHRLFSLLRSRREVADIERRNAKLESQFLELVQRWGDSIEAKDDYTHGHCERVANLACALAARAGVPRESMFWFRIGALLHDVGKLVVSSDILNKPAPLTSAEWEIVRMHPGAGVALLSEVDFPGDVLPIVRSHHEHWDGSGYPDQSAGEEIPLAARVVCIADVYDALTSQRAYQKPYTHLETMEIMRRDVGRRFDPAIFAVFEELMRETGTPPRLARRMASPALGVAVMPAHDETDDLTGVLTRRAFVDLVGASLDTHGPVTPAALLVVDVDLFKRVNDAFGHLRGDDVLRGVADVLRTHADGRGFVGRFAGDEFVVWLSYTDADEASRFAEVVRDAVLRRRIPGDTGEPSVGVTISVGVAAAPRDGETFEQLFASADRAMYDAKRNGRNQVGAAVESRARREPVLSAERFVGRGRELEQLAMLLDQSMRRRPQILLLSGDAGVGKTTLLRQLASDVALRGGAFVSGQCVETDVRPPYSPWAEALAGVAALEACPPRVWHELPRLIPSLGTPALEASPSKYALYEEVAELLRAASEAQPLTIVLEDMQWADSAAWDLFEHVQSRLTSERLLLCITVLDDPSRALDSDRRIRLSRDERVRTLHLGALSPGELRIWLEAVLDRRDLSAEFVELVQSRTEGNPLLVNQLLRAMLDAHALWHDGTRWQWRTPLDVALPERSYDLFARRVERLAPLSRRMLAFASVIGRGFDVDILIEAGGWGEDDVLEALDDAIEADVVAPVGNADGRQFAFRHTLLRESLLRGLNPRRVQRVHEQIAVALERREPSAVARLAQHYDRAGTSQHAYDYALRAGEAAANLHAPDDAISFFEMAVRHAAGARQKFDAYRALIRAAERMATHARCESFCDRALSEVGAELMPCEALWLSTQRARARFRTGTTPADTLGACDALSSEAQRLGCTDEHVSLTVLRSMAHGRCGEVALAEAAAAEAVHLSEDASDRALRITSRVRYGTMILERDAEQALSVYGEALVLARELGDAHAEARSHVAIGVASARAQRNDAARTAYHAARDIADRVRAPEISGLAAINLGVLQLHAGELDSAREQFSIAITLFTLVHNESCRLAALYNAAAVERESGNAAAAFDLFTRTRDLAKKLGHRDVALGAEAGAGLAALRQGRTGAAQLAADTLRVEIATEGDRWFQGRDMVEALLVRCALESGETAAATTEFRRAVGLAEARDPYGAAWFVAEVVSDLVAAGYGDAVAEADRYAPVAATMGYASLAARYLAIKDLSQRVPPATASHS; from the coding sequence ATGACCGCTCGCATGGTTCGCGACACGGGGCTCGAGCTCGTTCCGCTGAACGCGCACGACGCTCGTGATGTTCGTGATATTCGTGATGGTCGTGACGTGACCGAGGAGTTCACGCTCGGCCAGGAGGCCGAGCGCGCGGGTCGCCGCGACGAGGCGCGCTGGCACTATGAGCGCGGCCTCTCGCTGCTGCGTCACGGCGACGAGGCGAGCACCGCGGCGATGCTTCTGCGGCGCATCGCGTTCACGTATCAGGTCGACCGCGATCTCGACGCGTCGGAGGATTGCGCGACGGCCGCGCGCGCCGTCAGCGAAGCGAACGGCGACGAAGCGGGGGTCGGGCACGCGTTGAACCTGCTGGCCATCGTCGAGTGGCGGCGCGGCCGGCTCGATGAGGCGGAGCGGCTGTACGTGGCGGCGCGCGCCTGCGCCCGCCGCTGCGGCGACACGCGGCTTGCCGCGATGACCGCGCAGAACCTGGGGATCATGGCCAGCATGAGCGGCGATCTCCGCGGCGCGCTTCGCTTCTACACCTCGAGCCTTGCGGACTATCGCGCGCTCGGTCTCTCCGTCGAGACGCTGCGTGCCCTGAGCAACCTCGGCATGCTGTACAAGGATCTCGAGCGGTGGGACGCCGCGCAGCGCGCCTACGCCGAGGCGATCGAGCTCGGCACGTCGTGCGGCGATATGAGTACGCTCATTACGATTCACTCAAACGTGGCGGAGCTGTGGATCGCGCGCGGGGACGTGACGCGCGCCACGGAAGCCACGGCGCGGGCGGAGCAGCTCGCGCGGACGCTGGGCGACCACCACGCCGACGGCGAGCTGGCGCGCATCACCGGCGTGCTCGCGCGCGAGCGCATGGCGGTCGCGGACAGCGAGGCCGCGTTCCGCCGCGCGATCGACTTCGCGACGGCGAGCGGCGACGCCTCGCTCGAGGCCGAAGCGTCGCGCGAGCTCGCGGAGTTGTATCGTCGCCAAGGGCGCAACCGGGAAGCGCTGAACTACCTGGCACGGTCGCATCGCTTGTTCTCGCTGCTGCGGTCGCGCCGCGAGGTCGCCGACATCGAGCGGCGGAATGCGAAGCTCGAGTCGCAATTTCTGGAGCTGGTGCAGCGCTGGGGCGATTCGATCGAAGCGAAGGACGACTATACGCACGGCCATTGCGAGCGGGTGGCGAATCTTGCCTGCGCGCTCGCCGCGCGCGCCGGCGTGCCGCGCGAATCGATGTTCTGGTTCCGGATCGGCGCGTTGCTGCACGACGTCGGCAAGCTCGTGGTATCGTCGGACATCCTGAACAAGCCGGCTCCGCTCACGAGCGCGGAGTGGGAAATCGTACGCATGCATCCGGGGGCCGGTGTCGCGCTCCTGTCCGAGGTCGATTTCCCCGGAGACGTTCTGCCGATCGTGCGCAGCCACCACGAGCATTGGGACGGCAGCGGCTACCCCGACCAGAGCGCGGGCGAGGAAATTCCGCTCGCGGCGCGCGTCGTGTGCATCGCGGACGTGTACGATGCATTGACCTCGCAGCGCGCATATCAGAAGCCGTATACGCATCTCGAAACGATGGAGATCATGCGGCGCGACGTCGGCCGCCGCTTCGACCCCGCCATCTTCGCGGTGTTCGAGGAGCTGATGCGCGAGACGGGCACGCCGCCACGGCTCGCACGCCGGATGGCGTCCCCCGCGCTCGGCGTCGCGGTGATGCCCGCGCACGATGAAACCGATGACCTCACGGGCGTTCTCACGCGCCGCGCGTTCGTCGACCTCGTGGGCGCGTCGCTCGATACACACGGGCCGGTGACGCCCGCCGCACTGCTCGTGGTCGATGTCGATTTGTTCAAGCGTGTGAATGACGCCTTCGGGCACTTGCGCGGCGACGACGTGCTGCGCGGCGTCGCCGACGTCTTGCGCACCCATGCTGACGGCCGCGGTTTCGTCGGCCGCTTCGCCGGCGATGAATTTGTCGTGTGGCTTTCGTATACCGACGCGGATGAGGCGAGCCGGTTCGCCGAGGTGGTGCGGGACGCGGTGCTGCGCCGCCGTATCCCCGGCGACACCGGTGAGCCATCCGTCGGTGTGACGATATCCGTCGGCGTCGCGGCGGCCCCGCGCGACGGCGAAACCTTCGAGCAGCTGTTCGCGTCGGCCGATCGCGCGATGTACGACGCGAAGCGGAACGGCCGCAATCAGGTTGGCGCGGCCGTCGAGTCACGCGCGCGCCGCGAGCCCGTGCTCAGCGCCGAGCGCTTCGTGGGCCGCGGCCGAGAGCTCGAGCAGCTCGCGATGCTGCTCGATCAGTCGATGCGCCGCCGCCCGCAGATCCTGTTGTTGAGCGGCGATGCCGGCGTCGGCAAGACGACGCTGCTGCGGCAGCTCGCGAGCGACGTCGCGCTGCGCGGCGGAGCGTTCGTGTCCGGCCAATGCGTCGAGACCGATGTTCGTCCGCCATACAGCCCCTGGGCGGAAGCGCTCGCCGGCGTGGCGGCGCTCGAAGCATGCCCGCCGCGCGTGTGGCACGAACTGCCACGCCTGATTCCGAGTCTTGGCACGCCGGCACTCGAAGCGTCGCCCAGCAAGTACGCGCTGTACGAGGAAGTGGCGGAGCTGCTTCGCGCGGCGAGCGAGGCGCAGCCGTTGACGATCGTGCTCGAGGACATGCAGTGGGCGGACAGCGCCGCGTGGGATTTGTTCGAGCACGTGCAGTCGCGCCTGACGAGCGAGCGCCTGCTGCTGTGCATCACCGTGCTCGACGATCCGTCGCGCGCGTTGGACTCGGACCGCCGCATTCGACTGTCGCGCGACGAGCGCGTACGCACGCTGCATCTGGGCGCGTTGTCGCCGGGCGAGTTGCGCATTTGGCTCGAGGCGGTGCTCGACCGGCGTGATTTGTCGGCGGAGTTCGTCGAGCTCGTGCAATCGCGCACCGAGGGCAATCCGCTGCTGGTGAATCAGCTGTTGCGCGCCATGCTCGACGCGCATGCGCTGTGGCATGACGGAACCCGCTGGCAGTGGCGGACGCCGCTGGACGTCGCGCTGCCGGAGCGGTCGTACGATCTGTTCGCGCGCCGCGTCGAGCGTTTGGCGCCGTTGTCACGCCGCATGTTGGCGTTTGCTTCGGTGATCGGCCGCGGGTTCGATGTGGATATTCTCATCGAAGCCGGCGGCTGGGGCGAAGACGACGTGCTCGAAGCGCTCGATGACGCGATCGAGGCTGACGTGGTGGCTCCTGTCGGCAACGCCGACGGACGTCAATTCGCGTTTCGCCATACGCTGCTCCGCGAGTCGCTGCTCCGCGGCCTGAATCCCCGGCGCGTGCAGCGGGTGCACGAGCAAATCGCCGTCGCGCTCGAGCGGCGGGAGCCGAGTGCGGTCGCCCGGTTGGCGCAGCACTACGATCGCGCCGGCACTAGTCAGCACGCGTACGACTATGCATTGCGCGCCGGCGAGGCGGCGGCGAATCTGCATGCGCCCGACGACGCGATCTCGTTCTTCGAGATGGCGGTGCGTCACGCCGCCGGCGCCCGCCAGAAATTCGATGCGTACCGCGCGCTCATTCGCGCCGCCGAGCGCATGGCGACGCACGCGCGCTGTGAATCGTTCTGCGATCGCGCGTTGAGTGAAGTCGGCGCCGAGTTGATGCCCTGCGAAGCCCTGTGGCTGTCGACGCAGCGTGCGCGCGCGCGATTCCGCACCGGCACCACGCCGGCGGACACGCTCGGTGCCTGCGATGCCCTCTCGAGCGAGGCCCAACGCCTCGGCTGCACCGACGAGCATGTCTCCCTGACGGTGCTGCGGTCGATGGCACACGGGCGCTGCGGGGAGGTAGCGCTCGCCGAGGCGGCCGCGGCGGAGGCAGTGCACCTGTCTGAAGACGCGAGCGATCGCGCGTTGCGCATCACGTCGCGGGTTCGCTACGGCACGATGATTCTCGAGCGCGACGCCGAGCAGGCGCTCTCGGTCTACGGCGAAGCGCTGGTGCTCGCGCGCGAGCTGGGCGACGCGCACGCCGAAGCGCGGAGTCATGTTGCGATCGGCGTGGCGAGTGCGCGCGCGCAGCGGAACGACGCGGCGCGCACGGCGTATCACGCAGCGCGCGACATCGCGGACCGCGTTCGTGCACCGGAGATCTCGGGCCTTGCCGCAATCAATCTCGGCGTGCTGCAGCTGCATGCCGGCGAGCTCGATTCGGCGCGCGAACAGTTCTCTATCGCGATCACGCTCTTCACGCTGGTGCACAACGAATCCTGCCGCTTGGCCGCGTTATACAATGCCGCGGCCGTGGAGCGCGAGTCCGGCAATGCGGCGGCCGCGTTCGATCTCTTCACTCGCACACGCGATCTCGCGAAGAAGCTCGGCCACCGCGATGTGGCGCTCGGCGCCGAAGCGGGCGCCGGTCTGGCCGCACTGCGCCAGGGTCGGACGGGTGCGGCGCAACTCGCCGCCGATACACTTCGCGTCGAGATCGCCACCGAAGGCGATCGCTGGTTCCAGGGTCGCGACATGGTCGAGGCGCTCCTCGTACGCTGCGCCCTCGAGTCGGGCGAGACCGCGGCGGCGACGACGGAATTTCGCCGCGCCGTTGGCCTGGCCGAAGCGCGCGATCCGTACGGCGCGGCGTGGTTCGTCGCCGAAGTCGTGTCGGATCTCGTCGCGGCCGGATACGGCGATGCCGTCGCCGAGGCCGATCGGTACGCCCCGGTCGCCGCGACGATGGGCTATGCCTCGCTCGCCGCGCGATACCTGGCTATTAAAGATCTCTCACAACGCGTCCCTCCCGCCACCGCGTCCCATTCATGA
- a CDS encoding DUF3800 domain-containing protein: MAVPLLIEAPTVDRDPEAVENVDGEIPVRGDDAAALERAAKLAEERERLLAALASGSDKTFQEKIAWLLNTQPETRDSDISLQIAYWKEYEADLYEQFRDDPEQTYRRLTRHASVARARAKIQNQFRLFLATDVVRKRRGQMSEEERERHANDEAPAPTIVVYADESGKTDTDLLIGSVWFVNPEDTWKLARYITGWKVAKGLDLEFHYSTLSRDNLPVYRALVDLVFDQIPLISFKSIRVPRQGIRAKDEAFEWMLTQLLIRGVEHEDANRRATLPRRIAVYKDQEAQGQGRDKLIVSKVKEALIEASANRFNNQLRVEHCEALDSKDQPLLQLADLFTGSLNRVLVRGATSDHHKDQFADYLLERIQRAGGISIHEDDAAEGIGDLQVDLRL; this comes from the coding sequence GTGGCCGTTCCGTTGCTGATTGAGGCGCCCACCGTGGATCGCGATCCCGAAGCCGTAGAGAACGTCGACGGAGAGATTCCTGTCCGTGGCGATGACGCCGCCGCCCTTGAGCGGGCTGCGAAGCTTGCCGAGGAGCGCGAGCGATTGCTCGCCGCGTTGGCGTCCGGCAGTGACAAGACTTTCCAAGAGAAAATCGCGTGGCTTCTGAATACACAGCCGGAGACGCGTGACTCGGACATCTCCCTCCAGATTGCCTACTGGAAGGAGTATGAGGCCGACTTATACGAACAATTTCGCGATGATCCCGAGCAGACCTATCGTCGGCTAACGCGGCACGCATCAGTGGCGCGGGCGCGGGCCAAAATTCAGAATCAGTTTCGGCTGTTCTTGGCAACCGATGTTGTGCGGAAGCGCCGTGGGCAGATGAGCGAGGAAGAGCGCGAGCGCCATGCGAACGACGAGGCGCCGGCACCCACCATTGTTGTGTATGCGGATGAGAGCGGCAAAACCGACACCGATCTCTTAATTGGTAGTGTGTGGTTTGTGAATCCCGAGGACACTTGGAAGCTTGCCCGCTACATCACCGGCTGGAAGGTCGCGAAGGGCCTCGACCTCGAGTTCCACTACTCGACTCTCTCTCGAGACAATCTTCCCGTCTATCGCGCGCTTGTGGATCTCGTTTTCGACCAAATCCCTCTCATCAGTTTCAAGAGCATCCGTGTGCCGCGCCAAGGTATTCGGGCAAAGGATGAGGCGTTCGAATGGATGCTCACGCAGCTGCTCATTCGCGGTGTTGAGCACGAAGATGCGAATAGACGGGCCACCCTGCCGCGTCGGATCGCCGTGTATAAGGATCAGGAAGCCCAAGGGCAGGGACGCGATAAGCTCATCGTGAGTAAGGTCAAAGAGGCTCTCATTGAAGCGAGCGCTAACCGGTTCAACAATCAACTCAGAGTGGAGCACTGTGAAGCGCTCGACTCAAAGGATCAGCCGCTCCTGCAGCTGGCCGATCTCTTCACCGGGAGTCTCAACCGCGTGCTGGTTCGCGGTGCCACATCCGACCACCATAAGGATCAGTTCGCCGATTACCTGCTTGAACGGATACAGCGGGCCGGCGGGATTAGTATCCACGAAGACGATGCGGCCGAGGGGATCGGCGATCTCCAAGTCGACCTACGTCTGTGA
- a CDS encoding DEAD/DEAH box helicase: MADDLTRPLRERIRDPKAIAADPFGIVRELARLVNRDLANESNSADVQSLILRALELRDHFGGAAPVLDTLLRQRGLFPYLDPDTLGLADLLAYEAHRPRGIDEVIFHRAQAEVYRLLLDGHNVVLSAPTSFGKSLIVDAMIASHRYSNIVVVVPTIALIDETRRRLMERFRGEFKIITHVGQERASRNVFVLTQERVVDTPELEGVDFFVIDEFYKLDPARDVERAALLNQAFYRLFRQGAQFYLLGPNIRQIPLDLPNRIGFRFIATDFATVVSEITRVASTRLNRFDKLVDLWSGLAEPTLVYCAAPASARRVVAELEASRRRESSPELEEAAEWIATHYHEDWILVRALRRGIGLHHGKVPRAIQQFFVRAFNEGKLHTLVCTSTLIEGVNTKAKNVIVFDNKVATRKFDFFTFNNIKGRSGRMFQHFVGHVYLFNDPPAEELPLVDIPVFTQPEDAPESLLIQLDEGDLTPRSRERLSDIERQQVLPLNIIRENRGIDPRAQIALAQELLSRSQEYARGLAWSGMPSYDELKLVCELIWEHLLDGQPRSGVASAAQLTYRINAFRTIKSPRRMIVDQMMKAREPDADDAVEDVLDFVRTWATFQFPRYLMAVDRIQRAVFQPLSLPCGDYAVFAASLENYFQPPGIAALDEYGVPLQLAQRLSSRLGKPASLDEALIALRELDIASVELSAFERDLLIDAKRFV; the protein is encoded by the coding sequence ATGGCAGACGATCTAACGCGCCCGCTGCGCGAGAGAATACGCGATCCGAAAGCTATCGCCGCCGATCCTTTTGGGATTGTGCGCGAGTTAGCGAGGCTGGTTAATCGCGACCTTGCCAATGAGTCGAACAGCGCCGATGTCCAGTCCCTCATTCTTCGCGCCCTAGAATTGCGCGACCACTTTGGCGGCGCGGCTCCCGTGCTCGACACGCTGCTGCGTCAACGTGGCCTCTTTCCGTATCTGGATCCTGACACGCTTGGGCTGGCGGACTTGCTCGCATATGAGGCACACCGGCCTCGCGGAATTGACGAGGTCATTTTTCACCGAGCGCAGGCCGAGGTCTATCGACTTCTACTTGACGGGCACAACGTTGTACTGAGTGCTCCGACGAGTTTTGGAAAGAGCTTGATCGTCGATGCGATGATCGCGAGTCATCGCTATTCAAACATCGTCGTAGTGGTTCCCACGATTGCGTTAATCGACGAGACGCGACGTCGCTTAATGGAACGGTTCCGCGGCGAGTTCAAGATCATTACCCATGTCGGGCAGGAGCGCGCGTCGCGAAATGTTTTCGTCTTGACCCAGGAGCGTGTTGTAGACACACCAGAACTTGAAGGCGTGGACTTCTTTGTAATCGATGAATTCTACAAGTTGGATCCGGCCCGCGACGTTGAACGGGCCGCGCTCCTAAACCAGGCGTTCTATCGACTATTCCGCCAAGGAGCTCAATTCTATCTACTCGGGCCGAACATTCGGCAGATTCCGCTCGATCTGCCGAATCGCATTGGGTTCAGATTCATCGCTACAGACTTCGCGACGGTTGTATCAGAGATTACGCGCGTCGCGAGCACACGTCTCAATCGCTTCGACAAGCTCGTTGATTTGTGGAGCGGCCTGGCTGAGCCGACACTCGTCTATTGCGCGGCGCCCGCAAGTGCGAGGCGGGTCGTCGCGGAGCTTGAGGCATCGCGACGCCGCGAGTCATCTCCGGAACTCGAAGAGGCGGCCGAGTGGATCGCGACGCACTATCACGAAGACTGGATACTAGTTCGGGCATTGCGCCGCGGTATTGGACTTCATCACGGAAAAGTGCCGCGTGCCATTCAGCAGTTCTTTGTGCGTGCGTTCAATGAGGGAAAACTTCACACGCTCGTCTGCACATCGACGTTGATCGAGGGCGTGAACACGAAGGCGAAGAACGTAATTGTCTTCGACAACAAAGTGGCGACCCGAAAGTTCGACTTCTTTACTTTCAACAACATCAAGGGCAGATCGGGGCGCATGTTTCAGCATTTCGTCGGACATGTGTATCTGTTCAATGACCCTCCCGCCGAGGAACTGCCACTGGTGGACATCCCGGTGTTCACTCAACCGGAGGATGCTCCGGAGAGTCTCTTGATTCAGCTCGATGAGGGTGATCTCACGCCACGCTCACGTGAGCGACTCTCCGATATTGAGCGGCAACAGGTATTGCCGTTGAATATCATTCGCGAGAATCGTGGCATCGACCCTCGGGCTCAGATCGCTCTCGCGCAGGAACTCCTGTCTAGATCGCAGGAGTATGCGAGGGGCTTGGCCTGGAGCGGCATGCCGTCATACGACGAGCTCAAGCTCGTATGTGAGCTGATCTGGGAGCACTTGCTTGACGGCCAGCCAAGAAGCGGCGTGGCTTCGGCGGCCCAACTCACCTATCGGATCAATGCATTCCGGACCATTAAGAGCCCGCGACGCATGATAGTCGATCAGATGATGAAGGCGCGTGAGCCAGACGCCGACGATGCCGTCGAGGATGTCTTGGATTTTGTTCGCACGTGGGCCACGTTCCAGTTTCCGCGCTACCTCATGGCAGTCGATCGCATCCAGCGAGCGGTATTTCAGCCGCTTAGCCTGCCGTGCGGCGATTATGCGGTGTTTGCGGCGTCCCTGGAGAACTATTTTCAGCCGCCGGGCATCGCTGCGTTGGACGAGTACGGCGTTCCGCTGCAGCTAGCGCAACGGCTGTCGAGCCGGCTCGGGAAGCCCGCCTCCTTGGACGAAGCCTTAATTGCCCTGAGGGAACTCGACATTGCGAGCGTCGAACTATCCGCATTCGAACGCGACCTTCTTATCGACGCCAAGCGATTCGTTTAA
- a CDS encoding helix-turn-helix domain-containing protein produces the protein MSAPTQSPLSLRDRQAALATHAVFQALVVHLEAGDADDVSMDDLAREAGVSRRTLYRYFPTRADLLAAAGEWIRGELLQLPVEVGDEGIAASFREAAKRLEQRPRLARALLHTATGRAVRGEYRTARAEAIRRALRREVPGLGRSELDRAAGVLGYLCSSSAWIAVQDETGLSASSAQTAVVWAIESLLAQLRAGHTPNRREMHNDVDRS, from the coding sequence ATGTCCGCACCAACGCAGTCACCGCTCTCGCTCCGCGACCGGCAGGCCGCCCTCGCGACTCACGCCGTCTTCCAGGCACTCGTCGTCCACCTCGAGGCCGGCGACGCCGACGACGTCTCGATGGACGATCTCGCCCGCGAAGCCGGCGTCTCGCGCCGCACGCTCTACCGCTACTTCCCAACACGCGCCGATCTCCTCGCCGCGGCAGGCGAGTGGATTCGGGGCGAGTTGTTGCAGCTGCCCGTCGAAGTCGGCGACGAAGGAATCGCCGCCAGCTTTCGCGAGGCCGCGAAGCGCCTCGAGCAGCGGCCGCGACTCGCGCGCGCGCTGCTGCACACCGCGACCGGCCGAGCCGTGCGCGGCGAGTACCGAACGGCGCGCGCCGAGGCGATTCGTCGCGCGCTGCGGCGCGAGGTGCCCGGCCTCGGCCGCTCGGAGCTGGATCGCGCGGCCGGCGTGCTCGGATATCTCTGTAGCTCGAGCGCGTGGATCGCGGTCCAGGACGAGACGGGCCTGAGCGCATCGAGCGCGCAGACCGCGGTGGTGTGGGCTATCGAGTCCCTGCTCGCGCAGTTGCGCGCGGGCCACACGCCAAACCGAAGGGAGATGCACAATGACGTCGATCGCAGCTGA
- a CDS encoding Nramp family divalent metal transporter codes for MRSRTRELGPGLITGAADDDPSGIATYSQAGAAFGYQMLWIALVSLPLMAAIQLMCARIGIVARSGLASVLRQHYPRWLLWVACLLLLFGNTVNIAADLGGMAAAAALLTGLPSLLFVPAFTIVILALLVYASYERMTRVLKWLTIALFSYVLAGLLARPNALSVVTGTLVPHISWSRDFLLMFVAILGTTISPYLFFWQAAQNAEHDAFWRNRLVGRPQRAVHRELRAAARDVNAGMFFSNAIMYFIILTAAATLHRAGMTDVRTAEEAAAALRPLAGAGAAWLFTAGLIGTGMLGVPVLAGSGAYAVAEAAAWRAGMDEKVHTARQFYGVIALAMLVGMVLNFAHVNAIRLLIWSAVINGLLAPPLIAIILVVCNNERVMGNHKNGWGLNTLGGLATLLMTAAGVALVVSWL; via the coding sequence TTGCGGTCGCGGACGAGAGAGCTTGGACCCGGGCTGATCACCGGCGCCGCCGACGACGATCCATCCGGCATCGCGACCTACTCGCAAGCCGGCGCCGCGTTCGGCTACCAGATGCTCTGGATCGCGCTGGTCAGTCTGCCGCTCATGGCCGCCATACAATTGATGTGCGCGCGCATTGGCATCGTCGCCCGCAGCGGATTGGCGAGCGTGCTACGCCAGCATTATCCGCGATGGCTGCTCTGGGTAGCCTGTTTGCTTCTGCTGTTCGGCAACACCGTGAACATCGCCGCCGACCTCGGCGGCATGGCGGCCGCCGCGGCGCTGCTCACCGGATTGCCTTCGCTGCTATTCGTACCGGCCTTCACCATCGTCATTCTCGCGCTGCTCGTCTACGCGTCGTACGAACGCATGACGCGCGTCCTCAAGTGGCTCACGATCGCGCTGTTCAGCTACGTACTCGCGGGCCTGCTCGCGCGTCCGAACGCGCTGTCCGTCGTAACCGGCACCCTCGTTCCACACATCAGCTGGTCCAGGGATTTCCTGCTGATGTTCGTCGCCATCCTCGGCACGACGATCTCTCCCTATCTCTTCTTCTGGCAAGCAGCGCAGAACGCCGAGCACGATGCCTTCTGGCGGAATCGCCTAGTCGGCCGGCCGCAACGAGCGGTACATCGCGAGCTGCGCGCCGCCGCGCGCGACGTCAACGCCGGCATGTTCTTCTCGAACGCCATCATGTACTTCATCATCCTCACGGCGGCGGCAACGTTGCATCGCGCCGGGATGACGGACGTGCGAACCGCTGAAGAAGCCGCGGCGGCGCTCCGACCGCTGGCCGGCGCGGGCGCGGCGTGGCTGTTCACCGCGGGACTCATCGGAACCGGAATGCTCGGCGTGCCGGTCCTTGCCGGATCCGGCGCATACGCGGTGGCCGAGGCAGCGGCGTGGCGCGCGGGAATGGATGAGAAAGTTCATACGGCGCGGCAGTTCTATGGTGTGATCGCGCTCGCGATGCTCGTGGGCATGGTGTTGAACTTCGCGCACGTGAACGCCATCCGCCTGCTCATCTGGTCGGCCGTGATCAACGGCCTGCTCGCGCCACCGCTCATCGCGATCATTCTGGTGGTGTGCAACAACGAGCGCGTGATGGGCAATCACAAGAACGGCTGGGGTCTCAACACGCTCGGCGGGCTGGCAACGTTGCTGATGACGGCCGCGGGAGTGGCGCTGGTCGTCTCCTGGTTGTAA